The window ACAGTGCGAATGGTGGCCTCGTCGCGAATGCCGCCGCCCAGCTCACAGGGGACTTCCACGGCCGCCACGATGGCCCGAATGGTATCCAAATTCAGTTGTTTGCCATCTCGAGCGCCATCCAAATCGACAAGATGCAGGCATTCGGCGCCAGCCTCGACCAATTGCCGGGCCACATTGGCAGGGTTTTCGGAAAACACCATTTCGCGGCCGTAGTCGCCCTGTTGAAGGCGGACGCATTTGCCGCCGCGCAAGTCGATGGCAGGCCAAATCTGCATGGGCGAAACAGCCCCCCTGCGTGAAACCGGCTCCCAGAACGGAAACCAAAAATATGCCACAGTTACCGGCCCGATGCAAGTAGCAGGCACCATTTGCGGTGGTGGTTCTAAATATGGCTGGGAGCTCTCGAAAGCAAGATAATTCCATCCCAGCCGCGATCACTTGGAGCTTGGTAGACCGCGCCCAAGCGTTCGGTTTGAAAGCCAACCATTGGCTCTGGCAATCCCTCAGCGGTCGCTTGCTCTTGCGTTTGGATGATTTCCATTACTGTTGCTGGTTCACCGTCAAAATCCACCGAATCGCCCAATTGCACCGGCTGGCCATCAAAATAGCAAATCATTGGAGCGCCCCTTTCATCTAGCAGGGCGCCGCAAAATTCCACAGCAGCCGCAAGCCATCGGACTGGCTCTTTTCGGGATGGAATTGTGTGGCAAAGAGGTTGCCGCGCCAAATCATGGAGCAAAACGGGCCGCCGTAATCGGTTTCCGTGGCGATCACGTCCGGATCGCGCGGCTTCACATAATAGCTATGCACAAAGTACACATGCGTGCCATCGGCAATGCCTTCCAGCATCGGCGGCCGCCGACGAATGGTCAAACCGTTCCAGCCCATGTGCGGCACTTTCAGTGCTGTCGGCACTTCAAACCGCAGTACTTCGCCGGCCAGAACTCCCAAGCCTTCGTGCACGCCGTTTTCGTAGCTCACGTCGAACAGCAGTTGGAGGCCCAGGCAGATTCCCAAAAACGGCTTATCGGCGGCGATGGTGTCTTTGATTGGCCCCACCAAATCGCGTCGTCGCAACTCAGCAATGGCATCTTCAAACGCCCCCACGCCGGGTAGAATGACTTTATCGGCTTTCGCAATTTCATCGGCGGAACTGGTAATAACAGCCTGTTGCCCCACCCATTCCAGCGCCTTCTGCACGCTGCGAAGGTTGCCCATTTGATAGTCGATAATGGCGATCATCAGGAAAATGAAGACGAGTTCAGGATTCGTAGTTGAGAGGCGCCAGGTGCTGACCAGCGAACCGCTTGCGGTTTAGCGCGTGAACTAACCGGCGCTTTACCGATGGATCCGCCATCACGACACCGCCGGTCGCGCTTGGTTCACTATCAGAGAATTGTAACCATCCGATGTGACTTGCGGCAGACTGTGGGCAGTTCGGCAAGCGCTAAATCGCAGCGCTCAGATTTGCTTAACCCCGCACCCAAACCTCATTGTTGCCACTGATCCGGGTATACCACCAATTCCACGCGGCGATTGCGGGCTTTGCCTGGCAGCGACGCATTGGAAACCACCGGGTGATTCGCTCCATGGCCGACGACAAACAATTGCTGTGGCCGCATGCGTCCCCGGGTAGTGAGATAATCGAACACGGCGGCGGCCCGGGCAATCGAAAGTTGATGGTCCGTCGCAAACACACCTGGCGGCGGGGGATCGGAATCGGTGTGCCCTTCCACGCCGATAATTTGCATGGGATACGAGTGTTCCAATTCGCTGGCCACCGTGTCCAGCATCGGCACGGCATCCTGGCGAATTTGCGCCGTGCCGGGATTGAACAACCGGTCGACGGGCATTTCCACCCGCACCACGTCGCCATCTTGCCGGACTTCGACGCCGGGAATGTTGATCGTCGGCAGATTGCGTTCCAGGCTGTTGTTGGCGCTGATCGAAGCCGCGTTCCGCTTGCGCATGCTGGCGGCCATTACTTGTGCTTGCTGCTCGGTGCTCTGCTGCGATTCACGGGTCTGCGTTAATTGCTGCGTAGTGCTGTTGAGTTGTTCGCGCGTTACGGTCAACTGATCTTGCAGCAAATGATTTTGTTGCTGCGCTTGGGCTAGCTTGGTTTGCAAATCTTGATTGTCTATATCCAACGAACTGGTGCGGCTTTGCAATGTTTGCTGTTGCTGCAGCATGGCCAGCTGTTGCTGCTGTTGGTACACCGATGGTTGCGGCGGCGGTGAAGCTGCGAACGGATTCTGTTGACAGCCGGCCATGGCCAGCGCCAAAAGTGCAATTGCAAATTGCCGGCTGTAATTGCCCGGCATGACAGAAACTCCTTCCAGAAAATTCAGCGACAAGATTTGCGAGCCAGACGAGATCGCCCATGCCTCATGGCATTGTGGCGACGAAAGATAATTGGGGCGGAATGGTAACGGGCGCAGTCACCTGTCACAAGGGCAAAACTTCCCATTGCCACTTATCAGCGACAGCATTTCCATTACCCGTTTAGCCGCGAGGCGCAAGCCGAGCGAGCCGTCGCGGTTTCTACGCTGTCTTTGCTAGCGCCCCATCCGTTGCCGGCTCCCACAATCGCGGGTAGCTTCCATAAAACCGCTTGATATAGTTCCGATGCCACCGGCTTGCCGCATGTAGTTCCCACCCTTCGCGGGCCAGCATACGGGACGAAAGCCGGAAGTTTGCGGCATCGCACAGCAAGGCGTCGCTCCCCTTGATCTGTGCAATTTCATTCAGCACTTTCAACGCCCGAAGTGCACTGGCCCAGCGAGTGCCCCGCGCCGAAATGGCAAACTTCACCGCCAGGAAATTTGGGTGCCGCAGCGGTTGATTGTAATACAACCGTACGCAATCACCGGGCACATGTTTGTGATACCACTGGCCCCACAGCACGCTGACAATGGAAACTAGCTTTGGCCACGGCCGCAGATGAATGGCCGCCAACTGTCCGTTGCGTACTTCGATCACGCCATACCGCCGCCAACGGAGCGCTTCCGCGCCGGTTTGCAGGTCGGTCACTGTTTCTAACATCCTGGCCATGCTGAAAGATAGCATGGGAAAATGAGGAATGACGAAGCACGAAACTCGACGTTAAGCGGGCGGAATGAGTAACGGATGGTTGACTCGAGCCGCGGCTGCCGAACCCACGGAATTCGAGCCGCTGGGACTTATTTCGTTTGGCCCAGCCGCCCAAAAATCAAATTCGGCGATCGCAAGTATTTATCGGAATGCTTTTTCTCGGAGAAATCTCCATCCGTACAGCATTGCCGCCAACAGCGGGAGGCACACGACAATGGCCGCCGGTACTAACCACGGGATTTCAAACATCTGGCTGCAATAATCCCACAGCGGGGCCCAAAACAGAAAGGTTACGAATGCGGCGAGGCACAAAAACGGTCCATACGGCAACACATTCTGACGAAACAACAACCATTGAATTCCGCCGAACACCACGCCCACAAACGGTGCAAGGAAAAAAACAATAATGACCGGCTGCCAACCGAAAAATGCGCCGATCATGGCCATCAGCGTGACATCGCCAAAGCCCATCGCCTCTT is drawn from Pirellulales bacterium and contains these coding sequences:
- the hisH gene encoding imidazole glycerol phosphate synthase subunit HisH; translation: MIAIIDYQMGNLRSVQKALEWVGQQAVITSSADEIAKADKVILPGVGAFEDAIAELRRRDLVGPIKDTIAADKPFLGICLGLQLLFDVSYENGVHEGLGVLAGEVLRFEVPTALKVPHMGWNGLTIRRRPPMLEGIADGTHVYFVHSYYVKPRDPDVIATETDYGGPFCSMIWRGNLFATQFHPEKSQSDGLRLLWNFAAPC
- a CDS encoding OmpA family protein, which encodes MPGNYSRQFAIALLALAMAGCQQNPFAASPPPQPSVYQQQQQLAMLQQQQTLQSRTSSLDIDNQDLQTKLAQAQQQNHLLQDQLTVTREQLNSTTQQLTQTRESQQSTEQQAQVMAASMRKRNAASISANNSLERNLPTINIPGVEVRQDGDVVRVEMPVDRLFNPGTAQIRQDAVPMLDTVASELEHSYPMQIIGVEGHTDSDPPPPGVFATDHQLSIARAAAVFDYLTTRGRMRPQQLFVVGHGANHPVVSNASLPGKARNRRVELVVYPDQWQQ